A genomic segment from Glycine soja cultivar W05 chromosome 18, ASM419377v2, whole genome shotgun sequence encodes:
- the LOC114394903 gene encoding UV-B-induced protein At3g17800, chloroplastic-like, with protein MENCVFHHHLRSMITLPQPPSTPLFPKVMRVRASAGRRHCEFSSQNAPLEPRSLVGKFLSGVLQNRRQLFHVVAKEELKMLSDDRDSALARMHLSQHSDEALLHRRIAQVKENESMIAIADVMYLLILYKFSEIRVNLVPKLSSCLYDGRLEILPSKDWDLESIHSLEVLDIIRKHVSTVTGLRSNPSVRESWETTPIRQVWLAQVYVASILYGYFLKSVSLRYNLERSLSLSDHDFHHGHKIGPSFHDMYHSGAKDVMFGNKSDIQSVWHGLIGQEEEIEDLKCYVTGFHPGSFERCAKLRSKEAVHLVESHSNALFGDGKSGLSQHDDIIVTSFSSLRRLVLEAVAFGSFLWETEDYIDSVYKLKDQEVE; from the exons ATGGAAAACTGtgtcttccaccaccaccttaGGAGCATGATCACTCTTCCACAACCACCATCAACACCATTGTTCCCCAAAGTTATGAGGGTGAGAGCGAGCGCGGGAAGGAGGCACTGCGAGTTCAGCAGCCAGAACGCGCCCCTTGAGCCACGGTCCCTTGTGGGGAAGTTTCTGAGCGGCGTGTTGCAGAACCGCCGCCAGCTGTTCCACGTGGTTGCCAAAGAAGAGTTGAAGATGCTGAGTGATGACAGAGACTCTGCTCTTGCTCGCATGCATCTCAGTCAGCACTCTGATGAAGCCTTGCTTCACAG GAGAATTGCGCAAGTGAAAGAGAATGAGTCTATGATTGCTATAGCGGATGTTATGTATTTGCTGATTTTATACAAGTTTTCTGAGATCAGGGTTAATTTGGTTCCAAAGCTTTCTAGTTGCCTATATGACGGAAGGCTAGAAATATTGCCCTCTAAGGACTGGGATCTAGAGTCTATTCACAGCTTGGAGGTTTTGGATATCATAAGGAAACATGTCAGTACTGTGACAGGTTTGAGATCAAATCCTAGTGTAAGGGAGAGTTGGGAAACAACTCCTATTCGACAAGTCTGGCTTGCCCAAGTCTATGTTGCCTCCATATTATATGGTTACTTTTTGAAGTCAGTTTCATTGAGGTACAACCTAGAGCGAAGTCTGTCTTTGTCTGACCATGATTTTCATCATGGTCATAAGATCGGCCCTTCATTTCATGACATGTATCATTCCGGGGCAAAAGATGTGATGTTTGGCAACAAGAGTGACATACAATCTGTATGGCATGGCTTAATTGGGCAGGAAGAGGAAATCGAGGATTTAAAATGTTATGTTACTGGCTTTCACCCTGGATCATTTGAGAGATGTGCCAAACTGAGATCCAAGGAAGCTGTGCATTTGGTAGAGAGTCATAGTAATGCACTCTTTGGAGATGGGAAATCTGGTTTGTCTCAGCATGATGATATTATTGTAACTTCATTTTCTAGTCTGAGGAGGCTAGTCTTGGAAGCTGTTGCATTTGGATCTTTCCTGTGGGAGACAGAAGATTACATTGACAGTGTATATAAGCTTAAAGATCAAGAGGTAGAGTGA
- the LOC114394901 gene encoding ABC transporter C family member 3-like isoform X1, producing the protein MLYVFSLVQPIFLHALSASIHLFLLVSVSLHWLWNKVTFTPPAAREEKSKEEKHRPNSNNTLFKTTVFCSLAVSAFSFVLCLFNYFYWYTSGWSEQNLVTFLDLALKTLAWGVVSVSLHNGFSFFFTEKKRFRFSFFFGAWCTFYLVFSCYSFVVGIVVLPERPIQYLVSDVVSTCAGFFFCYVAYFVKNKGCAKGIEEPLLNGDANVPNEKVAKGGDTVTPFSHAGVFSVLTFSWVGPLVAVGNKKTLDLEDVPQLDTKDSVVGAFPSFRDKLEADCDANAINSITTLKLVKNLAKSAWKEILFTAFLALLNTLASYVGPYLIDVFVQYLDGRRQYENQGYVLVFVFFFAKIVECLSQRHWFFRLQQIGIRMRALLVTMIYNKALTLSCQSKQGHTSGEIINFMTVDAERVGNFSWYMHDLWMVALQVVLALLILYKSLGLASIAALVATVVVMLANVPLGSLQEKFQNKLMESKDTRMKATSEILRNMRILKLQGWEMKFLSKVIELRKTEQGWLKKYVYTAAMTTFVFWGAPTFISVVTFGTCMLIGIPLESGKILSALATFRILQEPIYNLPDTISMIAQTKVSLDRISSFLCLDDLRSDVVEKLPRGSSDTAIEVIDGTFSWDLSSPNPKLQNINIKVFHGMRVAVCGTVGSGKSTLLSCVLGEVPKISGILKVCGTKAYVAQSPWIQSGKIEDNILFGERMDRERYEKVLEACSLKKDLEILSFGDQTVIGERGINLSGGQKQRIQIARALYQDADIYLFDDPFSAVDAHTGSHLFKECLLGLLSSKTVVYVTHQVEFLPAADLILVMKDGKITQCGKYTDLLNSGTDFMELVGAHKKALSTLDSLDEVAKSNEISTLEQDVNVSSPHVFKEKEASREEPKGQLVQEEEREKGKVGFLVYWNYITTAYGGALVPFILLAQILFEALQIGSNYWMAWATPISTDVEPPVGGTTLIVVYVVLAVGSSFCVLVRSMLLVTVGYKTATILFNKMHFCIFRAPMSFFDSTPSGRVLNRASTDQSTVDTDIPYQIGSFAFSMIQLLGIIAVMSQVAWQVFIVFIPVIAVSIWYQQYYIPSARELSRLVGVCKAPIIQHFAETISGTSTIRSFDQQSRFQETNMKLTDGYSRPKFNIAGAMEWLCFRLDMLSSITFAFSLIFLISIPTGIIDPGIAGLAVTYGLNLNMIQAWVIWNLCNLENKIISVERILQYTSIPCEPPLVVEDNRPDPSWPLYGEVDIQDLQVRYAPHLPLVLRGLTCKFHGGMKTGIVGRTGSGKSTLIQTLFRIVEPTSGQVMIDNINISSIGLHDLRSRLSIIPQDPTMFEGTVRNNLDPLEEYTDEQIWEALDKCQLGDEVRKKEGKLDSTVSENGENWSMGQRQLVCLGRVLLKKSKVLVLDEATASVDTATDNLIQQTLRQHFSDSTVITIAHRITSVLDSDMVLLLSQGLIEEYDTPTTLLENKSSSFAQLVAEYTMRSKSSFEKSVDH; encoded by the exons ATGTTGTATGTTTTCTCACTCGTCCAACCTATTTTCCTTCATGCCTTATCCGCCTCCATCCACCTTTTCTTGCTCGTGTCGGTGTCTCTGCATTGGCTTTGGAACAAAGTCACATTCACACCACCAGCAGCCAGGGAAGAAAAATCTAAGGAGGAGAAACACAGACCCAATAGCAATAACACCCTCTTCAAAACGACCGTGTTTTGTTCTCTTGCTGTTTCTGCTTTCAGTTTCGTCCTCTGTTTGTTCAATTACTTCTACTGGTACACAAGTGGCTGGTCAGAGCAAAATCTCGTGACCTTTTTGGATTTGGCTCTCAAAACACTTGCTTGGGGCGTTGTTTCTGTTTCCCTGCACAATGGTTTCTCATTCTTCTTcactgaaaaaaaaaggttcaggTTCTCATTCTTCTTCGGAGCTTGGTGCACCTTCTACCTCGTTTTTTCTTGCTATTCCTTCGTTGTTGGCATTGTTGTTCTCCCCGAGAGACCAATTCAGTACTTGGTTTCCGATGTTGTTTCCACTTGTGCGGGGTTCTTCTTCTGTTACGTGGCTTATTTTGTGAAAAACAAGGGATGCGCTAAGGGTATTGAGGAGCCTCTTTTGAATGGTGATGCAAATGTTCCTAATGAAAAAGTGGCCAAGGGTGGGGACACTGTTACCCCTTTCTCACATGCTGGAGTTTTCAGCGTTCTTACTTTCTCTTGGGTGGGTCCTCTTGTGGCTGTTGGCAACAAGAAAACCTTGGACCTTGAGGATGTTCCTCAACTAGACACCAAAGATAGTGTAGTTGGCGCTTTTCCGAGTTTCAGGGATAAACTTGAAGCTGATTGTGATGCAAATGCAATTAATAGTATCACCACACTTAAGCTAGTGAAGAATTTAGCAAAGTCAGCTTGGAAGGAGATTCTCTTCACAGCTTTTCTTGCATTGTTGAACACCCTGGCTTCATATGTTGGTCCTTATCTTATTGATGTTTTTGTTCAGTACCTTGATGGACGACGGCAGTATGAAAACCAGGGCTATGTGCtggtttttgtgtttttctttgcGAAGATTGTAGAGTGCCTTTCCCAAAGGCATTGGTTCTTTAGGTTGCAGCAAATTGGAATTCGAATGCGAGCGCTGCTTGTCACCATGATCTATAACAAGGCTCTCACCCTTTCTTGTCAGTCAAAGCAAGGCCACACCTCTGGGGAAATAATCAATTTCATGACTGTTGATGCTGAAAGAGTTGGTAACTTCAGTTGGTACATGCATGATTTGTGGATGGTGGCGCTGCAAGTCGTGTTGGCCTTGTTGATTTTGTATAAGAGCCTTGGCCTTGCTTCAATTGCTGCTCTTGTTGCAACCGTTGTTGTTATGTTGGCAAATGTTCCCTTGGGATCATTGCAGGAGAAGTTTCAAAATAAGTTGATGGAGTCAAAAGATACAAGAATGAAGGCCACATCCGAGATTTTGAGGAACATGAGGATCCTCAAACTACAAGGATGGGAAATGAAGTTTCTATCAAAAGTAATCGAGCTCAGGAAAACTGAGCAAGGCTGGTTAAAGAAATATGTTTATACTGCAGCCATGACCACATTTGTGTTCTGGGGTGCCCCCACATTTATATCTGTGGTTACTTTTGGTACTTGTATGCTGATAGGGATCCCCCTTGAATCAGGAAAGATCTTGTCCGCACTTGCAACATTCCGGATTCTTCAAGAGCCCATTTATAATCTTCCTGATACAATTTCAATGATAGCACAGACTAAAGTTTCTCTTGATAGGATTTCATCATTCCTTTGTCTTGATGACTTACGGTCTGATGTTGTAGAGAAGCTTCCCAGGGGCAGTTCTGATACAGCAATTGAAGTAATTGATGGAACCTTTTCTTGGGATTTATCTTCCCCTAACCCAAAGttgcaaaatataaatatcaaagTTTTTCATGGGATGAGGGTTGCGGTTTGTGGTACTGTTGGATCGGGCAAGTCTACTTTGCTTTCTTGTGTACTGGGAGAAGTACCAAAGATATCAGGCATTCTTAAGGTTTGCGGAACAAAGGCCTATGTTGCTCAGTCTCCATGGATACAGAGTGGTAAGATAGAGGATAATATATTGTTTGGTGAACGCATGGATAGGGAAAGGTATGAGAAGGTACTTGAAGCCTGCTCCCTAAAGAAGGATCTGGAGATTTTGTCATTTGGGGATCAGACTGTCATAGGAGAACGTGGAATAAACTTGAGTGGTGGACAGAAACAAAGAATACAAATTGCACGTGCTCTTTACCAAGATGCTGATATATATCTATTTGACGATCCTTTTAGTGCTGTGGATGCTCACACAGGTTCTCACCTCTTCAAG GAATGCTTGCTGGGCCTTTTAAGTTCAAAGACAGTGGTTTATGTCACTCATCAAGTGGAGTTCTTACCTGCTGCTGACCTTATATTG GTCATGAAAGATGGTAAAATTACTCAATGTGGAAAGTATACCGATCTGCTTAATAGTGGGACTGATTTCATGGAACTTGTTGGTGcacacaaaaaagctttgtctACACTAGATTCATTGGATGAAGTGGCAAAATCTAATGAAATAAGTACCTTGGAACAAGACGTTAATGTCTCTAGCCCGCATGTTTTTAAGGAAAAAGAGGCAAGCAGAGAAGAACCAAAAGGCCAGCTTGttcaagaagaagaaagagagaaaggtaAAGTTGGGTTTCTGGTGTATTGGAATTATATCACAACAGCATATGGAGGAGCTCTGGTACCTTTCATATTGTTGGCCCAGATTCTTTTTGAAGCTCTTCAAATTGGGAGCAATTATTGGATGGCTTGGGCAACACCCATCTCAACAGATGTGGAACCACCTGTTGGAGGAACGACACTTATAGTAGTCTATGTTGTTCTGGCCGTTGGAAGTTCTTTCTGCGTCCTTGTCAGATCAATGCTTCTTGTCACAGTTGGTTACAAGACAGCTACCATACTATTCAATAAAATGCACTTCTGCATTTTCCGTGCTCCAATGTCATTTTTCGATTCCACTCCAAGTGGGCGAGTCCTTAACAGA GCTTCAACTGACCAAAGTACAGTGGATACTGACATTCCTTATCAAATTGGCTCATTTGCCTTCTCTATGATCCAGCTTCTGGGAATTATAGCAGTGATGTCTCAGGTTGCATGGCAAGTTTTCATTGTCTTTATACCTGTGATAGCAGTCAGCATCTGGTATCAG CAATATTATATACCGTCAGCTCGAGAACTATCACGTTTAGTTGGAGTCTGCAAAGCCCCAATCATTCAACACTTTGCTGAAACAATTTCTGGTACTTCAACCATTAGAAGTTTTGATCAGCAGTCAAGATTTCAGGAAACAAATATGAAACTGACTGATGGGTATTCTCGGCCAAAGTTCAATATTGCTGGTGCCATGGAATGGTTGTGCTTCCGCTTAGATATGTTGTCTTCTATCACATTTGCATTTTCCTTAATATTCTTAATTTCTATTCCAACGGGAATCATAGATCCAG gCATTGCTGGTTTAGCTGTTACATATGGACTTAATTTGAACATGATACAAGCTTGGGTGATATGGAATCTCTGTAATTTggagaataaaattatatcagtAGAAAGAATACTTCAATATACTAGTATTCCTTGCGAGCCTCCCCTTGTTGTAGAAGACAATCGGCCAGATCCTTCTTGGCCCTTGTATGGTGAGGTTGACATACAAGATTTGCAG GTTCGTTATGCTCCACATCTTCCACTTGTGTTGCGTGGTCTTACATGCAAATTTCATGGAGGAATGAAAACTGGCATTGTTGGGAGAACAGGAAGTGGTAAATCCACTCTCATTCAGACACTTTTCCGAATTGTAGAGCCTACTTCTGGGCAAGTTATGATTGACAACATCAACATCTCTTCAATTGGACTTCATGATTTGAGGTCTAGACTAAGCATTATTCCTCAGGATCCAACAATGTTTGAAGGGACAGTGAGAAATAATCTGGACCCCCTGGAAGAGTACACTGATGAACAAATCTGGGAG GCCTTGGATAAGTGTCAACTTGGAGATGAAGttagaaagaaagaaggaaagctTGACTCCACAG TTAGTGAGAATGGTGAGAATTGGAGCATGGGGCAGAGGCAGTTGGTCTGCCTTGGTAGAGTGCTGCTTAAAAAAAGCAAGGTTTTGGTCCTTGATGAAGCCACTGCATCAGTCGACACAGCTACGGATAATTTGATTCAGCAAACTCTTAGGCAACATTTTTCTGACTCTACAGTTATTACCATTGCGCATCGAATAACTTCTGTTCTTGACAGTGATATGGTTCTGCTTCTTAGCCAAG GACTTATTGAGGAGTATGACACTCCAACAACTTTGCTAGAAAATAAGTCGTCTTCTTTTGCTCAACTTGTTGCAGAGTATACCATGAGGTCCAAATCCAGTTTTGAGAAATCTGTTGATCACTGA
- the LOC114394901 gene encoding ABC transporter C family member 3-like isoform X2, whose amino-acid sequence MLYVFSLVQPIFLHALSASIHLFLLVSVSLHWLWNKVTFTPPAAREEKSKEEKHRPNSNNTLFKTTVFCSLAVSAFSFVLCLFNYFYWYTSGWSEQNLVTFLDLALKTLAWGVVSVSLHNGFSFFFTEKKRFRFSFFFGAWCTFYLVFSCYSFVVGIVVLPERPIQYLVSDVVSTCAGFFFCYVAYFVKNKGCAKGIEEPLLNGDANVPNEKVAKGGDTVTPFSHAGVFSVLTFSWVGPLVAVGNKKTLDLEDVPQLDTKDSVVGAFPSFRDKLEADCDANAINSITTLKLVKNLAKSAWKEILFTAFLALLNTLASYVGPYLIDVFVQYLDGRRQYENQGYVLVFVFFFAKIVECLSQRHWFFRLQQIGIRMRALLVTMIYNKALTLSCQSKQGHTSGEIINFMTVDAERVGNFSWYMHDLWMVALQVVLALLILYKSLGLASIAALVATVVVMLANVPLGSLQEKFQNKLMESKDTRMKATSEILRNMRILKLQGWEMKFLSKVIELRKTEQGWLKKYVYTAAMTTFVFWGAPTFISVVTFGTCMLIGIPLESGKILSALATFRILQEPIYNLPDTISMIAQTKVSLDRISSFLCLDDLRSDVVEKLPRGSSDTAIEVIDGTFSWDLSSPNPKLQNINIKVFHGMRVAVCGTVGSGKSTLLSCVLGEVPKISGILKVCGTKAYVAQSPWIQSGKIEDNILFGERMDRERYEKVLEACSLKKDLEILSFGDQTVIGERGINLSGGQKQRIQIARALYQDADIYLFDDPFSAVDAHTGSHLFKECLLGLLSSKTVVYVTHQVEFLPAADLILVMKDGKITQCGKYTDLLNSGTDFMELVGAHKKALSTLDSLDEVAKSNEISTLEQDVNVSSPHVFKEKEASREEPKGQLVQEEEREKGKVGFLVYWNYITTAYGGALVPFILLAQILFEALQIGSNYWMAWATPISTDVEPPVGGTTLIVVYVVLAVGSSFCVLVRSMLLVTVGYKTATILFNKMHFCIFRAPMSFFDSTPSGRVLNRASTDQSTVDTDIPYQIGSFAFSMIQLLGIIAVMSQVAWQVFIVFIPVIAVSIWYQQYYIPSARELSRLVGVCKAPIIQHFAETISGTSTIRSFDQQSRFQETNMKLTDGYSRPKFNIAGAMEWLCFRLDMLSSITFAFSLIFLISIPTGIIDPGIAGLAVTYGLNLNMIQAWVIWNLCNLENKIISVERILQYTSIPCEPPLVVEDNRPDPSWPLYGEVDIQDLQVRYAPHLPLVLRGLTCKFHGGMKTGIVGRTGSGKSTLIQTLFRIVEPTSGQVMIDNINISSIGLHDLRSRLSIIPQDPTMFEGTVRNNLDPLEEYTDEQIWEALDKCQLGDEVRKKEGKLDSTVSENGENWSMGQRQLVCLGRVLLKKSKVLVLDEATASVDTATDNLIQQTLRQHFSDSTVITIAHRITSVLDSDMVLLLSQEYTMRSKSSFEKSVDH is encoded by the exons ATGTTGTATGTTTTCTCACTCGTCCAACCTATTTTCCTTCATGCCTTATCCGCCTCCATCCACCTTTTCTTGCTCGTGTCGGTGTCTCTGCATTGGCTTTGGAACAAAGTCACATTCACACCACCAGCAGCCAGGGAAGAAAAATCTAAGGAGGAGAAACACAGACCCAATAGCAATAACACCCTCTTCAAAACGACCGTGTTTTGTTCTCTTGCTGTTTCTGCTTTCAGTTTCGTCCTCTGTTTGTTCAATTACTTCTACTGGTACACAAGTGGCTGGTCAGAGCAAAATCTCGTGACCTTTTTGGATTTGGCTCTCAAAACACTTGCTTGGGGCGTTGTTTCTGTTTCCCTGCACAATGGTTTCTCATTCTTCTTcactgaaaaaaaaaggttcaggTTCTCATTCTTCTTCGGAGCTTGGTGCACCTTCTACCTCGTTTTTTCTTGCTATTCCTTCGTTGTTGGCATTGTTGTTCTCCCCGAGAGACCAATTCAGTACTTGGTTTCCGATGTTGTTTCCACTTGTGCGGGGTTCTTCTTCTGTTACGTGGCTTATTTTGTGAAAAACAAGGGATGCGCTAAGGGTATTGAGGAGCCTCTTTTGAATGGTGATGCAAATGTTCCTAATGAAAAAGTGGCCAAGGGTGGGGACACTGTTACCCCTTTCTCACATGCTGGAGTTTTCAGCGTTCTTACTTTCTCTTGGGTGGGTCCTCTTGTGGCTGTTGGCAACAAGAAAACCTTGGACCTTGAGGATGTTCCTCAACTAGACACCAAAGATAGTGTAGTTGGCGCTTTTCCGAGTTTCAGGGATAAACTTGAAGCTGATTGTGATGCAAATGCAATTAATAGTATCACCACACTTAAGCTAGTGAAGAATTTAGCAAAGTCAGCTTGGAAGGAGATTCTCTTCACAGCTTTTCTTGCATTGTTGAACACCCTGGCTTCATATGTTGGTCCTTATCTTATTGATGTTTTTGTTCAGTACCTTGATGGACGACGGCAGTATGAAAACCAGGGCTATGTGCtggtttttgtgtttttctttgcGAAGATTGTAGAGTGCCTTTCCCAAAGGCATTGGTTCTTTAGGTTGCAGCAAATTGGAATTCGAATGCGAGCGCTGCTTGTCACCATGATCTATAACAAGGCTCTCACCCTTTCTTGTCAGTCAAAGCAAGGCCACACCTCTGGGGAAATAATCAATTTCATGACTGTTGATGCTGAAAGAGTTGGTAACTTCAGTTGGTACATGCATGATTTGTGGATGGTGGCGCTGCAAGTCGTGTTGGCCTTGTTGATTTTGTATAAGAGCCTTGGCCTTGCTTCAATTGCTGCTCTTGTTGCAACCGTTGTTGTTATGTTGGCAAATGTTCCCTTGGGATCATTGCAGGAGAAGTTTCAAAATAAGTTGATGGAGTCAAAAGATACAAGAATGAAGGCCACATCCGAGATTTTGAGGAACATGAGGATCCTCAAACTACAAGGATGGGAAATGAAGTTTCTATCAAAAGTAATCGAGCTCAGGAAAACTGAGCAAGGCTGGTTAAAGAAATATGTTTATACTGCAGCCATGACCACATTTGTGTTCTGGGGTGCCCCCACATTTATATCTGTGGTTACTTTTGGTACTTGTATGCTGATAGGGATCCCCCTTGAATCAGGAAAGATCTTGTCCGCACTTGCAACATTCCGGATTCTTCAAGAGCCCATTTATAATCTTCCTGATACAATTTCAATGATAGCACAGACTAAAGTTTCTCTTGATAGGATTTCATCATTCCTTTGTCTTGATGACTTACGGTCTGATGTTGTAGAGAAGCTTCCCAGGGGCAGTTCTGATACAGCAATTGAAGTAATTGATGGAACCTTTTCTTGGGATTTATCTTCCCCTAACCCAAAGttgcaaaatataaatatcaaagTTTTTCATGGGATGAGGGTTGCGGTTTGTGGTACTGTTGGATCGGGCAAGTCTACTTTGCTTTCTTGTGTACTGGGAGAAGTACCAAAGATATCAGGCATTCTTAAGGTTTGCGGAACAAAGGCCTATGTTGCTCAGTCTCCATGGATACAGAGTGGTAAGATAGAGGATAATATATTGTTTGGTGAACGCATGGATAGGGAAAGGTATGAGAAGGTACTTGAAGCCTGCTCCCTAAAGAAGGATCTGGAGATTTTGTCATTTGGGGATCAGACTGTCATAGGAGAACGTGGAATAAACTTGAGTGGTGGACAGAAACAAAGAATACAAATTGCACGTGCTCTTTACCAAGATGCTGATATATATCTATTTGACGATCCTTTTAGTGCTGTGGATGCTCACACAGGTTCTCACCTCTTCAAG GAATGCTTGCTGGGCCTTTTAAGTTCAAAGACAGTGGTTTATGTCACTCATCAAGTGGAGTTCTTACCTGCTGCTGACCTTATATTG GTCATGAAAGATGGTAAAATTACTCAATGTGGAAAGTATACCGATCTGCTTAATAGTGGGACTGATTTCATGGAACTTGTTGGTGcacacaaaaaagctttgtctACACTAGATTCATTGGATGAAGTGGCAAAATCTAATGAAATAAGTACCTTGGAACAAGACGTTAATGTCTCTAGCCCGCATGTTTTTAAGGAAAAAGAGGCAAGCAGAGAAGAACCAAAAGGCCAGCTTGttcaagaagaagaaagagagaaaggtaAAGTTGGGTTTCTGGTGTATTGGAATTATATCACAACAGCATATGGAGGAGCTCTGGTACCTTTCATATTGTTGGCCCAGATTCTTTTTGAAGCTCTTCAAATTGGGAGCAATTATTGGATGGCTTGGGCAACACCCATCTCAACAGATGTGGAACCACCTGTTGGAGGAACGACACTTATAGTAGTCTATGTTGTTCTGGCCGTTGGAAGTTCTTTCTGCGTCCTTGTCAGATCAATGCTTCTTGTCACAGTTGGTTACAAGACAGCTACCATACTATTCAATAAAATGCACTTCTGCATTTTCCGTGCTCCAATGTCATTTTTCGATTCCACTCCAAGTGGGCGAGTCCTTAACAGA GCTTCAACTGACCAAAGTACAGTGGATACTGACATTCCTTATCAAATTGGCTCATTTGCCTTCTCTATGATCCAGCTTCTGGGAATTATAGCAGTGATGTCTCAGGTTGCATGGCAAGTTTTCATTGTCTTTATACCTGTGATAGCAGTCAGCATCTGGTATCAG CAATATTATATACCGTCAGCTCGAGAACTATCACGTTTAGTTGGAGTCTGCAAAGCCCCAATCATTCAACACTTTGCTGAAACAATTTCTGGTACTTCAACCATTAGAAGTTTTGATCAGCAGTCAAGATTTCAGGAAACAAATATGAAACTGACTGATGGGTATTCTCGGCCAAAGTTCAATATTGCTGGTGCCATGGAATGGTTGTGCTTCCGCTTAGATATGTTGTCTTCTATCACATTTGCATTTTCCTTAATATTCTTAATTTCTATTCCAACGGGAATCATAGATCCAG gCATTGCTGGTTTAGCTGTTACATATGGACTTAATTTGAACATGATACAAGCTTGGGTGATATGGAATCTCTGTAATTTggagaataaaattatatcagtAGAAAGAATACTTCAATATACTAGTATTCCTTGCGAGCCTCCCCTTGTTGTAGAAGACAATCGGCCAGATCCTTCTTGGCCCTTGTATGGTGAGGTTGACATACAAGATTTGCAG GTTCGTTATGCTCCACATCTTCCACTTGTGTTGCGTGGTCTTACATGCAAATTTCATGGAGGAATGAAAACTGGCATTGTTGGGAGAACAGGAAGTGGTAAATCCACTCTCATTCAGACACTTTTCCGAATTGTAGAGCCTACTTCTGGGCAAGTTATGATTGACAACATCAACATCTCTTCAATTGGACTTCATGATTTGAGGTCTAGACTAAGCATTATTCCTCAGGATCCAACAATGTTTGAAGGGACAGTGAGAAATAATCTGGACCCCCTGGAAGAGTACACTGATGAACAAATCTGGGAG GCCTTGGATAAGTGTCAACTTGGAGATGAAGttagaaagaaagaaggaaagctTGACTCCACAG TTAGTGAGAATGGTGAGAATTGGAGCATGGGGCAGAGGCAGTTGGTCTGCCTTGGTAGAGTGCTGCTTAAAAAAAGCAAGGTTTTGGTCCTTGATGAAGCCACTGCATCAGTCGACACAGCTACGGATAATTTGATTCAGCAAACTCTTAGGCAACATTTTTCTGACTCTACAGTTATTACCATTGCGCATCGAATAACTTCTGTTCTTGACAGTGATATGGTTCTGCTTCTTAGCCAAG AGTATACCATGAGGTCCAAATCCAGTTTTGAGAAATCTGTTGATCACTGA